One Serpentinicella alkaliphila DNA segment encodes these proteins:
- a CDS encoding putative DNA modification/repair radical SAM protein, protein MEILTKLQILSDAAKYDVSCSSSGSTRKNSKGGLGNAAVSGICHSWSEDGRCISLFKILFSNECIYNCAYCSSKITNDVRRATFTPEEVVSLTMNFYKRNYIEGLFLSSAVYKSPDYTMELLIKTVQMLRENKFNGYIHLKGIPGADNTLINRAGLYVDRMSVNIELPSEASLQALAPQKKKESIIKPMSLIKNGIIQNKEEKMNYRKTPSFLPAGQTTQLIVGASPEPDLNILKLSEGLYKRFTMKRVYYSAYIPVFESSTLPSIQTKPPLLREHRLYQADWLLRFYGFNADELLNSNNPNFDLELDPKCFWALENIHIFPLEVNKADYTELIRVPGIGIRSAMKIVTARRMSKLDYEDLKKLGVVLKRAKYFITCKGKYYGGISINPISIKQVLLDRPESYSTQLSIFDMFPDSLVRKEASSNITGEF, encoded by the coding sequence ATGGAAATTTTGACTAAATTACAAATTTTGTCCGATGCTGCAAAATATGATGTATCCTGTTCGTCTAGTGGTAGCACAAGAAAAAATAGTAAGGGCGGATTGGGTAATGCTGCTGTTAGTGGAATATGTCACTCTTGGTCTGAAGATGGTAGGTGTATCTCGCTTTTTAAAATACTTTTTTCAAATGAATGTATATATAACTGTGCCTATTGTTCCAGTAAAATTACAAATGATGTTAGAAGGGCAACTTTTACTCCTGAGGAAGTAGTGTCACTAACAATGAATTTTTATAAAAGAAATTATATTGAAGGCTTATTTCTAAGCTCTGCTGTATACAAAAGTCCGGATTACACAATGGAGCTATTAATAAAGACAGTACAAATGCTTAGAGAAAACAAATTTAATGGTTATATTCATTTAAAGGGTATACCTGGTGCAGACAATACACTTATTAATAGGGCTGGACTATATGTAGATAGAATGAGTGTTAACATTGAACTACCTTCGGAAGCAAGCTTGCAAGCTTTGGCTCCGCAAAAGAAAAAAGAGAGCATTATTAAGCCTATGTCCTTGATTAAAAATGGGATAATACAAAACAAAGAGGAAAAAATGAATTATAGAAAAACCCCTTCCTTTTTACCAGCGGGACAAACTACTCAGTTGATTGTAGGTGCGAGTCCAGAGCCGGATTTAAATATTTTAAAGCTATCTGAGGGATTATATAAGCGGTTTACGATGAAAAGGGTTTATTATTCAGCGTATATACCTGTATTTGAAAGTAGTACTCTACCTAGTATTCAAACTAAGCCCCCTTTGTTAAGAGAGCATAGACTATACCAGGCAGATTGGTTATTAAGGTTTTATGGGTTTAATGCAGATGAGCTTTTAAATAGCAACAATCCAAACTTTGATTTAGAGCTTGATCCGAAATGTTTTTGGGCCCTAGAGAACATTCATATATTTCCGCTAGAGGTTAATAAAGCAGATTATACAGAGCTAATAAGGGTACCAGGTATTGGTATAAGGTCAGCTATGAAAATTGTTACAGCAAGACGAATGTCAAAGCTAGATTATGAGGATTTAAAAAAGCTAGGGGTTGTATTAAAAAGGGCTAAATACTTTATAACTTGTAAGGGTAAGTATTATGGAGGGATTTCTATAAATCCAATTTCAATTAAGCAAGTGTTATTAGATAGACCTGAAAGCTACTCAACACAATTATCTATATTTGATATGTTTCCTGATTCATTAGTACGAAAAGAAGCATCTAGTAATATAACGGGGGAGTTTTAA
- a CDS encoding undecaprenyl phosphate translocase family protein → MLLVKNFNSTKFSLRSFYMNQVVFGFILGFILVLPGMSGGTVLLIFGIYEKIVKDLSKFNFKPHIPLLLGAIGGIFISGKVFTMFFSAHRDATVALLLGCLLASIKSILNNCPKINRNSFLILLCGFFLGLLTVQENLGIGTNYNDISYVILFLGGALASAAMIIPGVPGSSVLILLDIYDSILFYISELRVLRLLCFGIGGALGIIFLVKFLAKIYDDHRSTVSYLFSGIVLGSSRSLFPHEISIPITMLFLIGFSIVWVWSDSV, encoded by the coding sequence ATGTTGTTAGTTAAAAATTTTAATTCAACAAAATTCTCTCTAAGGAGCTTTTATATGAATCAAGTAGTATTTGGCTTTATTTTAGGCTTTATTCTTGTATTACCAGGAATGAGCGGCGGAACAGTTTTGCTTATATTTGGTATTTACGAAAAAATCGTAAAAGATTTGTCGAAATTTAATTTCAAGCCCCATATCCCTTTATTGCTAGGTGCAATTGGTGGAATTTTTATAAGCGGAAAAGTATTTACTATGTTTTTTTCAGCACATCGAGATGCAACAGTAGCATTATTGTTAGGTTGCCTACTGGCTTCAATTAAATCAATACTTAACAATTGTCCGAAAATAAATAGGAATAGCTTTTTAATCCTTTTATGTGGATTTTTCTTAGGGTTGTTAACTGTACAGGAAAACCTAGGTATAGGAACTAACTACAATGATATATCGTATGTAATTTTATTTTTAGGAGGGGCTCTCGCTAGTGCTGCAATGATAATACCCGGTGTACCAGGGAGTTCAGTTTTAATACTATTGGATATTTATGACTCAATTCTCTTTTATATAAGTGAATTGAGAGTTTTGAGACTTCTATGTTTTGGAATAGGTGGAGCATTAGGTATAATTTTTTTAGTAAAGTTTTTAGCAAAAATTTATGACGATCACAGAAGTACAGTTTCATATTTGTTCTCTGGAATTGTGTTGGGATCAAGCCGCTCCCTATTTCCTCACGAAATATCAATACCAATTACAATGCTATTTCTAATCGGTTTTTCTATCGTATGGGTATGGAGTGATAGCGTATAA
- a CDS encoding acyl-CoA thioesterase, whose product MNYVESSRLIKSEDLNHHGTLFAGRMAEWFVESSFFGAAKIKGEANLVCAQIHDIRYLLPVHSGEIITFASKVIKVGATSMFVYAKVLNMNGDKVLEGIVRFVSVDENENKIPHNITLDEPETDEDKELIKMIK is encoded by the coding sequence ATGAATTATGTAGAGTCTTCTAGATTAATAAAAAGTGAGGATTTAAATCATCATGGTACTTTATTTGCAGGCAGAATGGCAGAGTGGTTTGTTGAAAGTTCATTTTTTGGTGCTGCTAAAATAAAAGGTGAAGCTAACTTAGTATGTGCACAAATTCACGACATAAGATACCTTTTACCAGTTCATAGTGGTGAAATAATTACTTTTGCTTCTAAAGTAATTAAAGTTGGTGCAACTAGTATGTTTGTTTACGCTAAGGTTTTAAATATGAATGGTGATAAAGTGTTAGAGGGGATTGTGAGATTTGTTTCTGTTGATGAAAATGAGAATAAAATACCTCATAATATAACTTTGGATGAACCAGAAACAGATGAAGATAAGGAATTAATTAAAATGATTAAATAA
- a CDS encoding transposase, whose translation MNPIITKNSTNINIRKVHNDRFDLKKAALVGLKPDLKVSLMPSDLALNLRNLSREYYDLMDNRSAYVNKLNGELRMVFPQYLKIFSKITTNTSLTLLENYTSPDAFLNASKDEIINSIRSTARFGLTYDTNKYNDIIKAANDANSFGYSLSSNFTRIRLYIRIIRNYDDEISSILSDMHELVDANETTDFVKQIHLIESYKGAGFLSAVSLMGEIGDFSAFRSPKQLFACFGLDPAVKQSGKFEGSKITMSKRGSRIARRVLHTMALISISKNRDGSAKNPVLRDYYLKKCQSKPKKVALGAVMHKVCNIVFAILRDEKELKSSHQMNIKRVT comes from the coding sequence ATCAATCCTATCATCACTAAGAATAGCACAAACATTAACATTAGAAAAGTGCATAATGACCGTTTTGATTTAAAAAAGGCTGCCTTAGTTGGTCTAAAGCCTGATTTAAAGGTATCTCTTATGCCATCTGACCTAGCCCTCAATTTAAGGAATCTTTCAAGAGAGTATTATGACCTGATGGATAACCGCTCTGCTTATGTGAATAAGTTAAACGGTGAACTGCGAATGGTATTTCCACAGTATTTAAAAATATTTTCTAAAATAACTACAAATACATCTCTAACCTTATTGGAAAACTATACATCTCCTGACGCATTTCTAAATGCCTCTAAAGATGAGATTATTAATTCCATACGTTCTACAGCTAGGTTTGGGCTTACATATGATACTAATAAGTATAATGACATAATTAAGGCCGCAAACGATGCCAATTCCTTTGGTTATTCCCTAAGCAGTAACTTTACACGCATTCGCTTATATATTCGCATCATCAGAAACTATGATGATGAAATATCATCCATTCTTTCTGATATGCATGAATTGGTTGATGCTAATGAAACTACTGATTTTGTAAAGCAAATCCATCTGATTGAGTCTTACAAAGGAGCTGGTTTTCTATCTGCTGTAAGCTTGATGGGCGAAATTGGAGATTTCTCCGCTTTTCGCTCACCTAAGCAACTTTTTGCTTGCTTTGGCTTGGATCCTGCTGTAAAACAATCCGGAAAGTTTGAAGGCTCTAAAATCACTATGTCAAAACGAGGTTCCCGTATTGCCAGAAGGGTACTTCATACAATGGCCTTAATTAGTATCAGTAAGAACCGAGATGGTTCAGCAAAAAATCCAGTGTTACGTGATTACTATTTAAAGAAATGTCAGTCGAAGCCTAAAAAGGTCGCCCTTGGTGCAGTTATGCACAAAGTCTGTAACATTGTATTTGCAATACTTCGTGATGAAAAAGAATTAAAATCATCACACCAGATGAACATCAAAAGAGTTACTTAA
- a CDS encoding YcxB family protein — translation MKISYTLNEEDQWYYLKYILKHHPVMRRSYIFNFIFTILTPPLLLGLIFIANLITDVYKLIFLFIFTELVLIYWYVTYPKRQLNKLLKTGLSLLGKYDMEISSEGIREIKIKKEVFVPWDNVKTITQDVNSIYIFTSDTAGYIIPKRDFSESEATELLTKLNTMYNNSII, via the coding sequence ATGAAAATCTCCTATACACTTAATGAAGAGGACCAATGGTACTATTTAAAATATATTTTAAAACACCATCCAGTTATGAGAAGAAGTTATATTTTTAATTTTATATTTACTATTTTGACCCCACCCTTATTATTAGGATTAATATTCATTGCAAATTTAATTACTGATGTATACAAGTTAATATTTTTATTTATTTTTACAGAGTTAGTATTGATATATTGGTATGTCACTTATCCTAAAAGACAATTAAATAAGTTGCTTAAAACCGGGCTTAGCTTACTGGGAAAATATGACATGGAGATTTCCTCTGAGGGTATAAGAGAAATTAAGATAAAAAAAGAAGTATTTGTTCCGTGGGATAATGTAAAAACCATTACACAGGATGTAAATAGTATATACATTTTTACAAGTGATACAGCTGGATATATTATTCCTAAAAGAGATTTTTCTGAAAGTGAGGCAACTGAATTACTTACTAAATTAAATACTATGTATAATAATAGCATTATCTGA
- a CDS encoding glycosyltransferase yields the protein MTITRIKNLVSIVITNYNNGRYIEECLNSILNQTYKEIEIIVIDDGSTDSSEHIIKKWEKENLSRFHRKDILYYIKLPRNIGFAGALNLGFFMAKGEFIAVQDADDISHEKRIEKQVNFLSKNKNIAVVGTNYVAFEDGNFNKQTKNLWLKYGLNNIKESYSRGNHCVCHGTILFRAEIFDKLGGPTRRLVGAEDYEVISKFIGEGVDNIQEVLYYYRAHPKQRSKKFYSKKKLKNYQHKDIRVLMILDGMDVGGTETYVLTLSKYLVKMGANVVIAGRNGNLYGDFKKIGCPIYLLKKERESFEKQIRSIIESKNINIVHLHHPTSGLATLNLLGKIKIPSIFTIHGLYYKHLMPHLKKCSKVISVSEPVKKYLLNHNVNSTLIPNGIDTMEFYPESNSTLRNELNIPLDAFVILYVSRLAWGKLIACKKLMHVCNELRKITKRDVHLVVVGTGQNMNTVENLSKQICFSSNRKFIHLLGERLDLRNCYTGSDCVVGAGRVALEAMFCGKPVVAMGNHGYFGLVEPKVFNEAWLNYFGDHNSCDDYNTNRLLKCLKLIISSKENLLFIGESSRKWVAEKFDIKNIADDILKEYISIIK from the coding sequence TTGACTATTACAAGAATAAAAAATTTAGTTAGCATTGTTATAACAAATTATAATAACGGAAGATATATTGAGGAATGTTTAAATAGCATTTTAAATCAAACATATAAAGAGATTGAAATTATAGTGATTGATGATGGATCAACAGACTCTTCTGAACATATTATTAAAAAATGGGAAAAGGAAAATTTAAGTAGGTTTCATAGGAAAGATATACTATATTATATTAAGTTGCCTAGAAATATTGGATTTGCAGGTGCGTTAAATCTTGGTTTTTTTATGGCAAAAGGTGAGTTTATTGCAGTACAGGATGCTGATGATATTTCACACGAAAAACGTATTGAAAAGCAAGTTAATTTTCTAAGTAAAAATAAGAATATTGCTGTTGTAGGAACTAATTATGTAGCATTTGAGGATGGGAATTTTAATAAGCAAACGAAAAATCTATGGCTTAAATATGGACTCAATAATATAAAGGAAAGCTATAGTAGAGGTAATCATTGTGTATGTCATGGTACTATTTTATTTCGTGCTGAAATTTTTGACAAGTTAGGTGGCCCGACAAGAAGGCTTGTAGGGGCTGAGGATTATGAGGTTATTTCTAAATTTATAGGTGAGGGTGTTGATAATATTCAAGAGGTATTATACTACTATAGAGCACATCCAAAACAACGTTCTAAAAAATTTTATAGTAAAAAAAAACTAAAAAATTATCAACATAAGGATATACGAGTATTGATGATATTAGATGGTATGGATGTGGGTGGTACAGAAACATATGTATTAACCTTATCAAAATACTTAGTCAAAATGGGTGCAAATGTAGTTATAGCTGGGAGAAATGGTAATCTTTATGGGGATTTTAAAAAAATTGGATGTCCCATATATCTACTAAAAAAAGAGAGGGAATCTTTTGAAAAACAAATTAGGAGTATTATAGAAAGCAAGAACATCAATATAGTGCATTTGCATCATCCAACTTCAGGTTTAGCAACTTTAAATTTATTAGGTAAAATTAAAATTCCAAGTATTTTTACTATACATGGTCTTTACTATAAGCATTTAATGCCACATTTAAAAAAATGTTCAAAGGTAATTAGTGTTAGTGAACCTGTAAAGAAATATTTATTAAACCACAATGTCAATTCTACTCTAATACCTAATGGCATTGATACAATGGAATTCTATCCTGAAAGTAATAGTACATTAAGGAATGAATTAAATATACCCTTAGATGCTTTTGTTATTTTATATGTAAGTCGCTTAGCATGGGGAAAATTGATTGCATGTAAAAAACTCATGCATGTATGTAACGAGCTAAGAAAAATCACTAAACGAGACGTACATTTGGTTGTTGTCGGTACAGGTCAAAATATGAATACTGTAGAAAATCTGTCTAAGCAAATTTGTTTTAGTTCTAATAGAAAATTTATACACCTGTTAGGTGAGAGATTAGATTTAAGAAATTGTTATACTGGTAGTGATTGTGTAGTCGGAGCGGGTAGAGTTGCATTAGAAGCTATGTTCTGTGGTAAACCTGTAGTAGCCATGGGGAACCATGGTTATTTTGGATTAGTAGAGCCTAAGGTTTTTAACGAAGCCTGGTTAAATTATTTTGGTGATCATAATTCCTGTGATGATTACAATACAAATAGATTACTTAAATGCCTGAAATTAATTATATCATCAAAGGAAAACTTATTATTTATAGGAGAATCCAGTCGTAAATGGGTTGCAGAAAAGTTTGATATAAAAAATATTGCTGATGATATATTAAAAGAGTATATATCCATAATTAAGTGA
- a CDS encoding NifU family protein: MVKSVLETKIRPELMKHYGDIELVDVNDGVVTVKLLGSCSHCPSAVFTMEDLVESTLKDSIPEVKEVVLDNSVSDELIEEVLNIIRKNR; encoded by the coding sequence ATGGTTAAAAGTGTTCTGGAAACTAAAATTAGACCGGAATTAATGAAACACTATGGTGATATTGAATTGGTAGATGTAAATGATGGCGTGGTTACAGTTAAATTACTTGGAAGTTGTAGTCATTGTCCTTCTGCCGTATTTACAATGGAAGACTTAGTTGAATCAACACTTAAAGATAGTATCCCAGAAGTTAAAGAAGTAGTTTTAGATAACTCAGTGAGTGATGAATTGATAGAAGAAGTACTAAATATTATAAGAAAAAATAGATAG
- a CDS encoding 4-hydroxyphenylacetate 3-hydroxylase family protein, translating into MPLMTKEQYIESIRKLKLKVYMFGKLVENPVDDPIIRPSLNSVAMTYELALDPMYEDLMTVKSSLNGEKINRFTHVHQSADDLVKKIKMLRLLGQKTAACFQRCVGMDAFNAVFSTTYEVDEVYNTRYHENFKNFLQYVQENDLTVDGAMTDPKGNRGLAPSKQADPDLFLRVVERREDGIVVRGAKAHQTGIVNSHEVLVMPTIAMGPEDKDWAVSFAVPTNSEGIFMIYGRQSCDTRKLEGGDIDVGNKTFGGHEALVVFDDVFVPNDRIFLNGETDLSGILVERFAGYHRQSYGGCKVGVGDVLIGAAAVAAEYNGADKASHIKDKLIEMTHLNETLYCCGIACSSEGHETKAGNYQIDLLLANVCKQNVTRFPYEIARIAEDIAGGLMVTMPSEADFKDPTLGKYIDKYFRGVDGTPTEHRLRILRLIENITLGSAAVGYRTESLHGAGSPQAQRVMIARQGNLKHKKQLAKKIAGIN; encoded by the coding sequence ATGCCATTAATGACTAAAGAGCAGTATATTGAAAGTATTAGAAAGCTAAAGCTTAAAGTTTATATGTTTGGTAAATTAGTTGAAAATCCTGTAGATGATCCAATTATTAGACCTTCACTAAATTCAGTTGCTATGACCTATGAACTAGCCCTAGACCCTATGTACGAAGATTTAATGACCGTAAAATCTAGTTTGAATGGGGAGAAAATTAATAGATTTACTCATGTACATCAAAGTGCTGATGACCTAGTGAAAAAGATTAAGATGCTTAGGCTATTAGGACAAAAAACAGCAGCCTGTTTCCAACGTTGTGTTGGTATGGATGCTTTTAATGCAGTGTTCAGCACGACATATGAGGTTGATGAAGTATATAATACTAGATATCATGAAAACTTTAAAAATTTCTTACAATATGTTCAGGAAAATGATTTAACAGTTGATGGAGCAATGACAGACCCTAAAGGAAATAGAGGTTTAGCCCCAAGCAAACAGGCAGATCCAGATTTGTTTTTAAGGGTTGTTGAAAGACGAGAGGATGGGATTGTAGTTAGGGGTGCTAAGGCACATCAAACTGGAATTGTTAATTCCCATGAAGTTCTAGTTATGCCAACCATAGCTATGGGACCGGAAGATAAGGATTGGGCTGTTTCCTTTGCAGTTCCAACTAATTCGGAAGGCATATTTATGATATACGGAAGACAATCTTGCGATACTAGAAAGCTAGAGGGTGGAGATATAGATGTAGGTAATAAGACATTTGGTGGACACGAAGCTTTAGTTGTATTTGATGATGTCTTTGTTCCTAATGATAGAATCTTTTTAAATGGGGAAACAGATCTATCTGGAATTTTGGTTGAAAGATTCGCTGGGTATCATAGACAGAGCTATGGTGGATGTAAAGTTGGAGTAGGAGATGTTTTAATAGGTGCTGCGGCTGTTGCTGCTGAGTATAACGGGGCAGATAAAGCCTCTCATATAAAAGATAAATTAATTGAGATGACACATTTAAATGAAACTCTCTATTGCTGTGGAATTGCTTGTTCTTCCGAAGGTCATGAAACAAAAGCAGGTAATTATCAAATAGACCTATTATTAGCTAATGTTTGCAAACAAAATGTAACTAGGTTTCCATATGAAATAGCTAGAATTGCAGAAGATATTGCTGGAGGTTTAATGGTAACTATGCCGTCAGAGGCTGATTTTAAAGATCCTACATTGGGTAAATATATAGATAAATACTTTAGAGGTGTTGATGGTACGCCAACTGAGCATCGTCTAAGAATATTAAGATTAATAGAAAACATTACTCTTGGTTCAGCGGCTGTTGGATATAGAACTGAATCATTACATGGGGCAGGCTCACCTCAGGCTCAGAGAGTAATGATAGCAAGACAAGGTAATTTAAAACATAAAAAACAGTTAGCTAAAAAAATTGCAGGCATTAACTAA
- a CDS encoding sigma 54-interacting transcriptional regulator, translated as MQIKEIMSSKVMYLKDSNTIEDAMKLFAKEDIDVIFINSDNSFNYVTKKDLISFILKGCSNKTLLLNVNYNDYEKVNENTNIRKINKIEKEYIAVIDNKGKPIGIVKKDEVNRVKQMKILSFELDAVIESSYDGIYITDGQANTLKVNKAYERITGINRKEMLGKNMKELVKKGYISQSVTLLVLKRQAVTTIEQEFSTRKKVLATGTPIFDEEGNILMVVTNIRDVTELVELRSQLEINRELTEKYYSTIEEMKKQITKTDHMIAEDEKILELLEIAKRVSQVDITVLLLGETGVGKEEVARFIHQNSKRRDKQLIKVNCGAIPETLIESELFGYEKGAFTGANKEGKRGLFELAEGGTLLLDEIGELPLDLQVKLLRALQEQEIVRIGGVKPIKINVRILAATNRNLEKMVKENLFREDLYYRLNVIPLHIPPLRQRKKDIVPLIYFFTDKINKKYNLHKRFSSEAFHKLINYDWPGNVRELRNIVERTAVITSTDEIQGSDLPEKISISSGYVDVDIHDEIVPLKDIVGKIEKKLIERAFEKFGNVRDAAKALGIDASTYVRKRKKYQKNTSLHKYN; from the coding sequence ATGCAGATTAAGGAAATAATGAGCAGTAAAGTTATGTACCTTAAAGATAGCAATACAATAGAAGATGCAATGAAACTGTTTGCTAAAGAGGATATAGATGTAATTTTTATTAATAGTGATAATAGTTTTAATTATGTTACGAAAAAAGATTTAATAAGCTTTATACTAAAGGGCTGCTCGAATAAAACTCTGTTATTAAATGTAAATTACAATGATTATGAGAAAGTGAATGAAAACACTAATATTAGGAAAATCAACAAAATAGAGAAAGAGTACATAGCTGTTATAGACAATAAGGGAAAGCCTATAGGAATAGTAAAGAAGGATGAAGTAAATAGGGTGAAACAGATGAAAATCCTTTCTTTTGAACTAGATGCAGTCATAGAATCATCCTATGATGGTATATATATAACTGATGGACAAGCGAATACATTAAAGGTAAATAAAGCATATGAAAGAATAACCGGTATTAATAGAAAAGAAATGTTAGGCAAAAATATGAAAGAGTTAGTAAAAAAGGGATATATTTCACAATCTGTTACCCTACTAGTCTTAAAAAGACAGGCAGTAACAACGATAGAGCAGGAATTTAGTACTAGAAAAAAAGTTCTTGCAACTGGTACCCCAATTTTTGATGAAGAAGGCAATATTTTAATGGTGGTAACTAATATAAGAGATGTAACAGAATTGGTAGAGCTTAGGAGTCAATTAGAAATTAATAGAGAGTTAACTGAAAAATATTACTCAACTATTGAAGAAATGAAGAAACAGATTACGAAGACTGATCATATGATTGCAGAGGATGAAAAGATTTTAGAATTACTTGAAATTGCTAAACGGGTTTCTCAGGTAGATATTACAGTTCTATTATTAGGTGAAACTGGAGTAGGTAAGGAAGAGGTAGCTAGATTTATACATCAAAATAGCAAGAGAAGAGATAAGCAGCTTATAAAGGTTAACTGTGGGGCAATACCAGAGACATTAATTGAATCTGAGTTGTTCGGGTATGAAAAGGGAGCATTTACAGGTGCAAATAAAGAGGGTAAAAGAGGTTTGTTTGAATTAGCGGAGGGTGGCACTCTTTTATTAGATGAAATAGGTGAATTGCCATTAGATCTACAAGTTAAACTACTTAGAGCATTGCAAGAACAAGAGATAGTTAGAATAGGTGGAGTTAAACCTATCAAAATAAATGTAAGAATTTTGGCCGCCACTAATAGAAATTTAGAAAAAATGGTTAAAGAAAATCTCTTTAGAGAGGACCTATATTATAGGTTAAATGTAATACCCCTACATATCCCACCACTAAGGCAACGAAAGAAAGATATTGTACCGTTAATTTATTTTTTTACTGATAAAATAAATAAAAAATATAATTTACATAAAAGATTCTCATCAGAAGCATTTCATAAGCTTATAAATTATGATTGGCCAGGGAATGTGAGAGAACTTCGAAATATTGTAGAGAGAACAGCTGTAATAACCTCAACAGATGAAATACAAGGCAGTGACTTGCCAGAAAAGATTTCTATATCCAGTGGTTATGTTGATGTCGATATTCATGATGAAATAGTTCCATTAAAAGATATTGTAGGGAAAATTGAAAAAAAGCTAATAGAAAGGGCTTTCGAAAAGTTTGGGAATGTTAGAGATGCAGCAAAGGCATTAGGGATTGACGCTTCAACATATGTAAGAAAAAGAAAGAAGTATCAAAAAAACACGTCGTTGCATAAATACAATTAG
- a CDS encoding MarR family winged helix-turn-helix transcriptional regulator, with protein MKDKYIVYFISKTKKKMTKYIEEKLYEYEIHDMVPSYGNILRALYENNGKLNMKEIGQLVGKDKSTVTALVNKLIKLGYIRKDECQEDRRISYITLSKKGREIQGKFEQISADVSATAYKGFTPEEKETFLRLLKKLNNNFGTSK; from the coding sequence ATGAAAGATAAATATATAGTTTATTTTATAAGTAAAACGAAGAAAAAGATGACAAAGTATATAGAAGAAAAATTGTATGAGTATGAAATTCATGATATGGTTCCATCCTATGGTAATATTTTAAGAGCCTTATATGAGAATAATGGGAAACTGAATATGAAAGAGATTGGTCAGTTAGTTGGTAAAGATAAATCTACTGTTACTGCTCTGGTTAATAAATTAATTAAGTTAGGATATATTAGAAAAGATGAATGTCAAGAAGATAGACGTATTTCCTATATTACCCTTTCTAAAAAAGGTAGAGAAATTCAAGGCAAATTCGAGCAGATATCGGCGGACGTTTCTGCCACTGCATATAAAGGCTTTACTCCAGAAGAAAAAGAAACCTTCTTAAGGCTTTTAAAAAAATTAAATAATAATTTTGGAACATCAAAATAG